A part of Bacteroidia bacterium genomic DNA contains:
- a CDS encoding ammonium transporter, giving the protein MDEQLLDSLSTAVPGALTDSLAALGAGLAQTNIQAADTLLTTNNVWMMICTALVFIMHLGFASVESGFTQAKNTVNILFKNTLTPAIGLITYALFGFALMYPKELGDAFNGFLGFAGFGLSLPEAGTTTEYNGGYTYWTNFLFQGMFAATAATIVSGAVAERIKISSYLIFTTLFVGLAYPIIGSWKWGGGFLDGLGFYDFAGSTLVHSIGGWGALAGIMLVGARIGKYKDGKVNDFPGSSVPLAVIGVFLLWLGWFGFNGGSVLSAAPGATSLVLVNTCLAAAAGGIGGVITARFMFNRLDLGMALNGILAGLVGITAGADLMSPYESMLIGVLAGGLVVLSAVGLDKLKLDDCVGAVSVHLTCGIFGTLVVGIFGAKAGIDQFINQLIGVAVCGAAAFSFAFLVFFVLKKVWGIRVSPEHEASGLDSHEHGIRGYTIIYEE; this is encoded by the coding sequence ATGGACGAACAGCTCCTTGATTCATTATCCACCGCCGTACCTGGCGCGTTAACGGATTCTCTGGCAGCTCTTGGTGCCGGTCTTGCACAGACAAACATACAGGCTGCAGACACTCTTCTGACGACCAACAATGTCTGGATGATGATCTGTACCGCGCTGGTATTTATTATGCACCTGGGTTTTGCCTCTGTCGAATCTGGTTTCACACAGGCCAAAAACACGGTTAATATCTTGTTTAAAAATACCCTTACCCCTGCGATTGGGCTTATCACCTACGCACTCTTTGGGTTTGCGCTCATGTATCCCAAAGAATTGGGTGATGCATTCAACGGATTCCTGGGGTTTGCTGGTTTTGGGCTAAGTTTACCTGAAGCTGGTACCACAACCGAATATAACGGTGGTTATACCTATTGGACCAACTTCCTGTTCCAGGGTATGTTTGCCGCTACTGCTGCTACCATCGTTTCCGGTGCAGTTGCAGAGCGTATAAAAATCTCCAGCTACCTGATCTTCACGACTTTATTTGTAGGCCTGGCCTATCCGATTATCGGCTCCTGGAAATGGGGCGGCGGTTTCCTCGACGGACTGGGCTTTTATGATTTTGCAGGCTCTACCCTGGTACATTCCATCGGTGGATGGGGCGCTTTGGCTGGTATCATGCTCGTAGGTGCCCGAATCGGCAAATATAAAGACGGAAAAGTCAACGATTTTCCTGGCTCCAGCGTCCCGCTCGCAGTCATTGGTGTATTTTTGCTTTGGCTGGGCTGGTTTGGATTTAACGGAGGAAGCGTACTTTCTGCGGCTCCCGGTGCCACTTCCCTGGTATTGGTAAATACCTGCCTGGCGGCGGCGGCAGGTGGTATTGGTGGCGTGATTACCGCAAGGTTCATGTTCAACCGCCTCGACCTTGGTATGGCACTTAATGGTATCCTTGCCGGTCTGGTAGGTATTACTGCCGGTGCTGACCTGATGTCTCCTTACGAGTCTATGCTCATCGGTGTTCTCGCAGGTGGCCTGGTAGTACTGTCAGCAGTAGGTCTTGACAAATTGAAACTTGACGACTGTGTAGGCGCCGTTTCTGTTCACCTCACTTGTGGTATCTTTGGTACACTTGTAGTAGGTATTTTCGGTGCAAAAGCAGGTATTGATCAATTTATCAACCAGCTCATAGGTGTAGCAGTATGCGGTGCAGCTGCGTTTTCTTTCGCTTTTCTGGTATTCTTTGTACTCAAAAAAGTATGGGGAATCAGGGTTTCTCCCGAGCACGAAGCTTCCGGTCTGGACAGCCACGAGCACGGTATCAGAGGGTACACGATCATTTACGAAGAATAG